In Saccharomycodes ludwigii strain NBRC 1722 chromosome III, whole genome shotgun sequence, one DNA window encodes the following:
- the MDG1 gene encoding Mdg1p (similar to Saccharomyces cerevisiae YNL173C | MDG1 | Multicopy suppressor of Defective G-protein (paralog of YHR146W | CRP1)): MSTVTFTWPSGPKEVVVTGDFDNWKGTLPLVKLPGNEGFTLTVPIQPSKKTSEKLYFKFIVDGVWSTSNNYGLEANAEGITNNFIDLDTTTASTIIPESGLPIVTATNNSNMLKRRKSKKRIKIQRRIRKNKLTGEETVVSEKKTIIHDSSVNDEGDDENDEDFQDASNILDETIKTTDSTPSPSPHTASSNFATTSGIVIPSDPSSIKELNNPIPLVDEPKKMTSINSEAKKIENENNFKHTVLPREDTKFNSLAGEPGLVFPRPEDGVIKEFSETRDVDQDELNTKLNKQLDEDSTFLHNSTSPKDEGSNRNADINTASDDVAAEKNKLAGSTAFTDGRNGKGETHAATASDSFKLGSLPREEYPKTATISGEPGIQIPKNPENIKAFSEFSNNEKDIDALNKNLNSEIAKEAADVGFDSAAAEKIDKDINPIGDLELKTKTLDTSKNGFNPFNLERDAEDILGTQTAGLTNISETLEPLSLDSEAKKILDNKTVTAATAAESQLGNSLISTSGKSRKVDLESSLANPNDNNNNNNDNEFLEDVKAKGKEQQEKVMSEPDLVSRGEHSLENTTVNSEIKNTASSTGLSENAVNNEIKKATEGVSISDVVDNTGLESAAESNLGKKSTGIEKNLENAASLKTGLTHDVTAVPGSNSDIVNEKIKEYSTQDGIQGELKNETQQLNAKVASLEKEQKSGLTSVKDSATDISANIKSEPNNLVAHTKKNIDDNVNIASTNINSEPSNLTTNVKKNIHDNVDTTATNIKSKSSNLITNGKKEIDDNVAAASDFLNGNLSSGNTDKTVGTSDSDNKMTSVSGGPGLVIPNKSQTDNAFNKVRDDVDQEELSTKLNDELKQKEGKNVSDFVKPLSSKISSSAAAKTVGAAGDFLNGNLSSGNTDKTVDTSDSDNKMTSVSGGPGLVIPNKSQTDSAFNKVRDDVDQEELSTKLNDELKQKEGKNVSDFVKPLSSKISSTAAAVSTTADENNTALNKEDDALENSTTSPAEPMLKSTITKTNTDEDFVSAHEDNVLSRKSSSASSFKNTVENTENNEGKDNSRTLDPAIIGDNPMDKSDISTSNIENATEKRTTKRTGININPLMKNGSKDDEKKEPKRRESLLTRIEHGMHLPETSANKETQEKAIAGVKKVENEEKQKKSKGKHEKERVDSTESKAQEVGVSKTGDKFLDKEKSVKETIKSKEEEGEKDVKGKIKTEKSVSKHSSPKPTKNTTTDSVKNHGDKPSVKKDRHQSSSTKKKKSSSKSGSSKKKPSGTKSTSSKKQPSSTSTSKTMNEKKEKKHGFFSKLKKIFD; encoded by the coding sequence GTCCCAAGGAAGTTGTAGTTACTGGTGATTTTGATAATTGGAAGGGTACTTTGCCATTAGTCAAGTTACCTGGGAATGAAGGATTCACATTAACTGTTCCAATTCAACCgtcaaaaaaaacttcagaaaaattgtattttaaGTTTATCGTTGATGGTGTTTGGAGTACCAGCAACAATTATGGATTAGAAGCTAATGCTGAAGGTAttacaaataattttattgatttgGACACCACTACCGCTTCTACTATCATACCAGAATCAGGTTTACCAATTGTCACTGCAActaacaacagcaacatgcttaaaagaagaaagtccaaaaaaagaattaaaatcCAAAGAAGAATTAGAAAGAATAAATTGACTGGTGAAGAAACTGTAGttagtgaaaaaaaaaccattaTACATGACAGTTCTGTAAATGATGAAGGTGACGATGAAAATGACGAAGATTTCCAGGACGCTAGTAATATTTTGGACGAAACTATTAAAACTACTGATAGTACTCCTTCTCCTTCTCCCCATACTGCTTCTTCTAATTTTGCCACCACTTCAGGTATTGTTATCCCAAGTGACCCAAGTTCAATTAAGGAATTAAATAATCCAATTCCATTAGTTGATGAACCAAAAAAGATGACAAGCATTAACAGCGAggctaaaaaaattgaaaatgaaaataactTTAAGCACACTGTATTACCTAGAGAAGACACTAAATTTAACTCTTTGGCCGGTGAACCGGGTCTTGTTTTCCCTAGACCTGAGGATGGTGTTATTAAAGAATTTAGTGAAACGCGTGATGTTGACCAAGATGAATTAAACACtaaattaaacaaacaacTAGATGAAGATTCTACTTTTCTTCATAACAGTACTTCCCCAAAAGATGAAGGGAGTAATAGAAATGCTGATATTAACACTGCATCTGACGATGTTGCCgctgaaaaaaataaattagcAGGTTCAACTGCTTTTACTGATGGTAGAAATGGAAAAGGAGAAACTCATGCTGCAACGGCTAGTGATAGCTTTAAATTAGGATCTTTACCACGTGAAGAATATCCTAAAACAGCCACGATTTCCGGTGAGCCGGGTATTcaaataccaaaaaatccagaaaatattaaagcGTTTAGTGAATTTAGCAATAATGAAAAGGATATTGATgctttaaacaaaaatttgaaCTCAGAAATTGCTAAAGAAGCTGCTGATGTTGGATTTGATTCTGCTGCTGCAGAAAAGATtgataaagatattaatCCAATTGGTGATCTGGAATTAAAGACTAAAACCCTGGATACTAGTAAAAATGGTTTTAACCCCTTTAATTTAGAAAGAGATGCTGAAGATATTTTGGGTACTCAAACTGCTGGCTTAACCAATATCAGTGAAACTTTGGAACCATTATCTTTGGATTCTGAagccaaaaaaattttggataATAAGACTGTGACTGCCGCAACAGCAGCAGAGTCGCAACTTGGAAACAGTTTGATTTCCACATCTGGTAAATCTCGCAAGGTTGATTTGGAAAGTAGCTTAGCTAATCCTAacgacaataataataataataatgataatgagtTTTTAGAAGATGTTAAGGCAAAAGGGAAGGAACAACAAGAGAAAGTAATGAGTGAACCTGACTTAGTTTCCCGGGGCGAACACAGTTTGGAAAACACTACTGTCAACtctgaaataaaaaatactgCTTCATCAACCGGTCTATCTGAAAATGCGGTTAacaatgaaataaaaaaagctaCTGAAGGTGTCTCGATTTCTGATGTTGTTGATAACACTGGACTAGAATCTGCTGCTGAGTCCAATCTTGGCAAGAAAAGTACTggtattgaaaaaaatctagAAAATGCTGCTTCTCTAAAAACAGGGCTTACTCATGATGTTACTGCTGTTCCTGGCTCAAATTCTGATATagttaatgaaaaaattaaggaGTATTCTACACAAGATGGAATTCAAGGTGAGCTCAAAAATGAAACGCAACAATTGAACGCTAAAGTAGCCAGTCTTGAAAAGGAACAAAAAAGTGGCTTAACTTCTGTGAAAGACTCAGCTACTGATATATCAGCTAACATAAAATCTGAACCAAACAATTTGGTCGCTCATACCAAGAAGAatattgatgataatgTTAACATTGCTTCTACAAATATAAACTCTGAACCAAGCAATTTAACTACTAATGTCAAAAAGAACATCCATGATAATGTTGATACTACTGCTACGAATATAAAATCTAAATCAAGTAATTTGATTACTAAtggtaaaaaagaaattgatgATAACGTTGCTGCTGCTAGTGACTTTTTGAATGGTAATCTATCCAGTGGTAATACCGATAAAACTGTTGGTACATCTGATAGCGATAACAAGATGACATCTGTTTCTGGTGGCCCAGGGTTGGTTATTCCAAATAAATCACAAACTGACAACGCTTTTAATAAGGTACGTGACGATGTGGACCAAGAGGAATTGAGTACCAAATTAAATGatgaattaaaacaaaaagaggGTAAGAATGTCTCCGATTTTGTTAAACCATTATCATCCAAGATTAGCAGTAGTGCTGCTGCTAAAACTGTTGGTGCTGCTGGTGATTTTTTGAATGGTAATCTATCCAGTGGTAATACCGATAAAACTGTTGATACATCTGATAGCGATAACAAGATGACATCTGTTTCTGGTGGCCCAGGGTTGGTTATTCCAAATAAATCACAAACTGACAGCGCTTTTAATAAGGTACGTGACGATGTGGACCAAGAGGAATTGAGTACCAAATTAAATGatgaattaaaacaaaaagaggGTAAGAATGTCTCCGATTTTGTTAAACCATTATCATCCAAGATTAGCAGtactgctgctgctgttaGTACCACAGCTGACGAGAATAATACAGCATTAAACAAAGAAGATGATGCTTTAGAAAATTCTACTACTTCTCCCGCTGAACCAATGTTAAAATCCACCATTACTAAGACAAATACTGATGAGGACTTTGTTTCCGCACATGAGGATAATGTTTTAAGCAGGAAATCTAGTAGTGCTAGTAGTTTTAAGAATACTGTTGAAAATACCGAAAACAACGAGGGAAAAGATAATAGCAGAACTCTGGACCCAGCTATTATTGGTGATAACCCAATGGATAAATCTGATATTTCTACTTCTAATATTGAAAACGCAACAGAAAAACGGACAACAAAACGTACTGGTATTAACATTAATCCACTTATGAAAAATGGTAGTAAGGATGATGAAAAGAAGGAACCTAAGCGTAGAGAAAGTTTATTAACAAGAATTGAACACGGTATGCATTTACCAGAAACTTCTGCAAATAAAGAAACACAAGAAAAAGCCATTGCTGGTGTGAAGAAagttgaaaatgaagaaaagCAGAAAAAAAGCAAGGGCAAACATGAAAAGGAGAGAGTTGATTCTACTGAATCTAAGGCGCAAGAAGTTGGTGTTTCCAAAACCGGTGATAAGTTTCttgataaagaaaaaagcgTAAAGGAAACGATTAAAAGTAAGGAAGAAGAGGGAGAAAAAGACgtgaaaggaaaaattaaaacagaaaaatcTGTTTCCAAACATTCTTCACCTAAACCAACCAAGAATACCACAACTGATTCTGTTAAAAACCATGGTGATAAACCCTCAGTTAAAAAAGATCGTCACCAAAGTTCCAGTaccaaaaagaagaaatcgAGTAGTAAAAGCGGTTCATCCAAAAAGAAACCAAGTGGTACCAAGAGCACTTCTTCTAAAAAGCAACCTTCTTCCACTTCTACCTCTAAAACAATGAAtgaaaagaaggaaaagaaacatGGGTTTTTTAGCAAATTAAAGAAGATTTTTGATTGA